Proteins co-encoded in one Synechococcus elongatus PCC 6301 genomic window:
- the secD gene encoding protein translocase subunit SecD: protein MGKQQSPLILILALVAAAIFVLVQLPIRLGLDLQGGSQLTILVKPTAEIPSVGDRELEAVQRVIENRVNGLGVSEAVIQTAGSDKILVQLPGVSNPEQAERVLGGTAQLEFREQNPGTEAQVTPLQQLVSQARGALEIERRNGDPTKVAELEQTLERSQVELAKFFGPAQITGKSLKDALAQPTQTGNTWEVALRFDTEGGDQFAALTKNLAGTGRSIGIFLDGVLISAPVVGPEFAQTGITGGSAVITGRFTTEQAEDLAIQLRGGALPLPVEIVENRTVGATLGRDSIQRSIYAGIGGLLLVLIFMVAYYQLPGLIADISLAIYALLSLAAFDLLGVTLTLPGIAGFLLSIGMAVDANVLIFERTREELRAGKSLYRSVESGFYRAFSSILDSNVTTLIACGALFWLSSGLVKGFALTLAIGVMVSMFTAITCSRTLMFLAIAYPALRKPQLFDRRLSATKS from the coding sequence ATGGGAAAACAGCAGAGTCCGCTGATCTTAATTCTGGCCTTGGTAGCCGCTGCCATCTTTGTCTTGGTGCAGCTCCCGATTCGCCTCGGTCTCGATCTCCAAGGGGGCTCGCAGTTAACCATTCTGGTTAAGCCCACAGCCGAAATCCCCTCAGTGGGCGATCGCGAGCTTGAAGCCGTTCAGCGCGTGATCGAAAATCGGGTCAACGGGCTGGGTGTGTCGGAAGCGGTGATCCAAACCGCTGGCAGCGACAAGATCTTGGTTCAACTGCCGGGCGTCAGCAATCCCGAACAAGCAGAACGGGTGCTTGGCGGAACGGCTCAGCTGGAATTCCGGGAGCAAAATCCGGGAACCGAAGCGCAGGTGACACCGCTGCAGCAGCTCGTCTCCCAAGCGCGAGGCGCCCTAGAGATCGAGCGACGCAATGGCGATCCGACCAAGGTTGCGGAGCTGGAGCAAACCCTTGAGCGATCGCAGGTAGAACTTGCCAAGTTTTTTGGCCCTGCCCAAATCACTGGCAAATCCCTGAAGGATGCCCTCGCTCAGCCCACTCAGACGGGGAATACCTGGGAAGTGGCCCTACGCTTCGATACCGAGGGCGGTGACCAGTTTGCAGCGCTGACCAAAAATTTGGCGGGCACCGGTCGCAGCATCGGCATTTTCTTGGATGGTGTCTTGATCAGTGCGCCAGTGGTTGGGCCAGAGTTTGCCCAAACTGGGATCACCGGAGGCAGCGCCGTCATTACTGGCCGCTTTACGACCGAGCAGGCAGAGGATCTGGCAATTCAGTTACGGGGCGGCGCACTGCCCCTGCCGGTTGAAATCGTCGAAAACCGCACCGTCGGTGCCACCCTCGGTCGAGACAGCATCCAACGCAGCATCTACGCCGGCATTGGCGGCTTGCTCCTCGTCCTCATTTTCATGGTGGCCTACTACCAGCTACCGGGCTTGATTGCCGATATCTCTTTGGCGATCTACGCTCTGCTATCGCTGGCGGCCTTTGATCTGCTGGGCGTGACCTTAACCCTACCGGGCATTGCGGGTTTCCTGCTAAGCATCGGCATGGCCGTGGACGCCAACGTCTTAATCTTTGAGCGGACTCGCGAGGAGTTGCGGGCCGGTAAGTCGCTCTATCGCTCTGTGGAATCCGGCTTCTATCGAGCCTTTAGCAGCATCTTGGACAGTAATGTCACGACGCTGATCGCCTGTGGTGCACTGTTTTGGCTGAGCAGCGGCTTGGTCAAGGGCTTTGCACTGACACTAGCGATCGGGGTGATGGTCAGCATGTTCACGGCGATTACCTGTAGCCGGACGCTGATGTTCCTAGCGATCGCCTATCCAGCCCTGCGCAAGCCGCAACTGTTCGACCGCCGTCTGTCTGCAACCAAATCCTGA
- the secF gene encoding protein translocase subunit SecF, producing MTLQLTAQRRRWWWISAILVIVSIAGMATSWLQFGGPVRPGLDFVGGTRLQLERDCTKAQCDRRLEAGAIREVLTSAGLERSNVQVIGQEQQGFVISTGDLSPEARTQLQNKLSEQFGPFDPQQTQIDTVGPVLGQQLLSSGLLALLVSFAGILVYLNFRFQRDYALLAILALFHDVFITAGVFAWLGILAGYEADSLFIVALLTITGFSVNDTVVIYDRIRETNSLFPEDDIDEIVDLSVNQTLGRSINTTLTTLLPLISIYIFGGATLQNFALALIVGFVLGAYSSIFIASTLLGWWRKRTPQSPQPINAET from the coding sequence ATGACGTTACAACTCACGGCTCAGCGTCGGCGTTGGTGGTGGATTTCCGCCATTCTGGTCATCGTCAGCATTGCGGGCATGGCAACCTCGTGGCTGCAGTTTGGCGGTCCCGTGCGCCCCGGCTTGGATTTTGTCGGGGGTACTCGTCTGCAGCTCGAGCGCGACTGTACAAAAGCGCAATGCGATCGCCGGCTCGAAGCAGGAGCGATTCGGGAGGTTCTGACGTCGGCAGGACTGGAGCGCAGCAACGTGCAAGTCATCGGCCAAGAACAACAGGGCTTTGTGATCAGCACGGGGGACTTGAGCCCTGAGGCGCGGACTCAGCTCCAGAACAAACTAAGTGAGCAGTTTGGCCCCTTTGACCCCCAGCAGACCCAAATCGACACAGTTGGCCCAGTCCTGGGTCAGCAGCTCCTCAGCTCAGGCCTTTTAGCACTGCTGGTATCCTTCGCCGGCATCTTGGTCTACCTGAACTTCCGGTTTCAGCGCGACTATGCTCTGCTAGCCATTCTGGCGCTCTTCCACGACGTGTTTATCACGGCTGGGGTATTCGCTTGGTTGGGTATCCTCGCTGGCTATGAAGCGGACAGTTTGTTCATTGTTGCTTTGCTGACAATTACCGGCTTCTCGGTCAACGACACGGTGGTCATCTACGATCGCATCCGCGAAACGAATAGCCTTTTCCCAGAAGACGACATCGACGAAATCGTCGATCTCTCGGTCAACCAAACCCTAGGGCGATCAATCAATACAACCCTAACTACCCTGTTACCCCTCATCTCGATCTATATCTTTGGCGGAGCGACACTCCAGAACTTTGCCCTTGCCTTGATCGTCGGGTTTGTTTTAGGAGCCTATTCGAGCATTTTCATCGCCAGTACCCTGCTAGGTTGGTGGCGTAAACGCACGCCCCAATCGCCGCAACCCATCAATGCTGAAACCTAA
- the ilvB gene encoding biosynthetic-type acetolactate synthase large subunit, translated as MQLQTVTIQQRATGAYALIDSLCQHGVKHIFGYPGGAILPIYDELHRAEAAGRVQHILVRHEQGAVHAADAYSRATGEVGVCFATSGPGATNLVTGIATAQMDSIPMVVVTGQVPRTAIGTDAFQETDIYGITLPIVKHSYVVRDPRDMARIVAEAFHIAQSGRPGPVLIDVPKDVGTEEFDYVPVAPGDIRLPGYRPTTRGNPRQIAQAIALVRVARRPLLYVGGGAITAGAHAELRAFAERFQLPVTTTLMGKGAFDERHPLALGMLGMHGTAYANFAVSECDLLIAVGARFDDRVTGKLDEFASKAQVIHVDIDPAEVGKNRVPEVPIVGDVRQVLNELLARAEEQISADDATRTQPWLDRIAYWKREYPLQIPYYADVLSPQQVIHSLGEAAPDAYFTTDVGQHQMWAAQFIKNGPRRWISSAGLGTMGFGMPAAMGAQMALPDDTVICVAGDASILMNIQELGTLAQYNIPIKVVVVNNGWQGMVRQWQEAFYDERYSNSNMERGMPDFVKLAEAFGIKGMRVSHPDELQAAIAEMLAFDGPVFLDAIVKRDENCYPMVPSGHSNAQMLGLPKDPTLDLDLAIATCSSCGAKTLPSHKFCPDCGAKL; from the coding sequence GTGCAACTGCAGACGGTCACCATTCAACAGCGTGCGACCGGTGCTTATGCGCTGATTGATAGTCTCTGTCAGCACGGAGTTAAGCACATCTTTGGCTATCCAGGTGGGGCAATCCTGCCCATCTACGACGAGCTGCATCGGGCTGAGGCGGCTGGCCGTGTTCAACATATTTTGGTACGCCACGAGCAGGGTGCAGTCCATGCGGCAGATGCCTACTCGCGAGCCACGGGTGAAGTCGGGGTTTGCTTTGCGACTTCTGGTCCTGGTGCAACCAATCTCGTAACCGGGATTGCTACGGCCCAGATGGACTCGATCCCGATGGTGGTGGTGACGGGGCAGGTGCCTCGCACGGCGATCGGAACCGACGCTTTCCAAGAGACAGACATCTACGGCATCACGCTACCAATCGTCAAACACTCCTACGTGGTGCGCGATCCACGGGACATGGCGCGGATTGTGGCGGAAGCCTTCCACATTGCCCAATCGGGTCGTCCTGGCCCTGTCTTGATCGATGTGCCCAAGGATGTCGGCACTGAGGAATTTGATTATGTGCCTGTGGCTCCGGGGGATATTCGACTGCCGGGCTATCGTCCGACAACTCGGGGCAACCCACGTCAGATTGCTCAGGCGATCGCTCTTGTGAGAGTAGCCCGTCGGCCCTTGCTCTACGTTGGTGGCGGCGCAATTACGGCCGGCGCCCATGCGGAGCTGCGGGCCTTTGCAGAGCGCTTCCAACTGCCGGTAACAACGACTCTGATGGGCAAAGGGGCCTTTGATGAGCGGCACCCCTTGGCGCTTGGCATGCTGGGGATGCACGGCACGGCCTATGCCAACTTCGCCGTCAGCGAATGTGATCTGCTGATTGCGGTGGGTGCCCGCTTTGACGATCGTGTCACGGGCAAACTGGATGAGTTCGCCTCCAAAGCGCAAGTTATTCACGTTGATATCGATCCGGCCGAAGTCGGTAAAAACCGCGTGCCGGAAGTGCCAATCGTGGGCGATGTCCGCCAGGTGCTGAATGAGCTTCTGGCGCGTGCCGAAGAGCAAATCAGCGCCGATGATGCGACTCGAACTCAGCCTTGGCTCGATCGCATTGCCTACTGGAAGCGGGAATATCCTCTGCAGATTCCCTACTACGCTGATGTGCTCTCACCCCAACAAGTGATTCACAGTTTGGGAGAAGCAGCACCGGATGCTTACTTCACCACGGATGTGGGTCAGCACCAAATGTGGGCTGCTCAGTTCATCAAGAATGGTCCCCGTCGTTGGATCTCTAGTGCAGGTCTCGGTACGATGGGCTTTGGTATGCCGGCCGCTATGGGAGCACAAATGGCTCTGCCGGATGACACCGTCATCTGTGTGGCTGGGGATGCCAGCATCCTGATGAATATTCAGGAGCTGGGGACCCTAGCGCAGTACAACATCCCGATCAAGGTCGTTGTTGTCAATAATGGCTGGCAGGGGATGGTGCGCCAGTGGCAAGAAGCGTTCTACGACGAGCGCTATTCCAACTCCAACATGGAGCGGGGCATGCCCGACTTTGTGAAACTGGCAGAAGCCTTTGGTATCAAAGGGATGCGCGTTAGTCATCCAGACGAGCTGCAAGCAGCGATCGCTGAAATGTTGGCCTTTGATGGGCCGGTGTTCTTGGATGCGATCGTCAAGAGGGATGAAAACTGTTATCCGATGGTGCCCTCTGGTCACAGCAATGCGCAGATGCTGGGCTTGCCCAAGGACCCGACGCTGGATTTGGATTTGGCGATCGCGACCTGTTCGAGCTGCGGCGCGAAAACCCTGCCCAGCCACAAGTTCTGTCCGGACTGCGGCGCTAAGCTCTAG
- a CDS encoding M23 family metallopeptidase: MKRSLRRLKLGHWKVLAIGVGLALGLSRQIVEAQSVDFAYASLWQSASFPVENFQAYTGRFGEPRPNGNGGTRPHLGLDIAAPEGSYIRNWWGGRVIEVSDDSACGTSVVIASGSYIHIYCHMMGRVEQINGQRAMVDRAGGLVIPEGYTIQTGQRIGRIGMTGRTTGPHLHWGMRYNEQWIDPGAILQAMYSAQRISQR; the protein is encoded by the coding sequence ATGAAGCGATCGCTGCGGCGATTGAAGCTGGGCCATTGGAAAGTCCTAGCGATCGGCGTTGGCTTGGCCCTGGGGCTATCGCGCCAAATCGTCGAAGCTCAGTCGGTTGATTTTGCCTACGCCAGTCTGTGGCAGAGCGCTTCCTTCCCCGTTGAGAACTTTCAAGCCTACACCGGCCGGTTTGGGGAGCCTCGACCCAACGGTAATGGCGGTACGCGGCCGCACTTGGGACTCGATATTGCGGCTCCCGAAGGAAGCTACATCCGCAACTGGTGGGGGGGGCGTGTCATTGAGGTTTCCGATGACAGCGCCTGCGGTACCTCGGTCGTGATCGCTTCCGGCAGCTACATCCACATCTATTGCCACATGATGGGGCGCGTCGAGCAAATCAATGGTCAGCGAGCCATGGTCGATCGTGCTGGTGGTTTGGTGATTCCTGAGGGTTACACGATCCAGACTGGACAGCGGATAGGTCGGATTGGGATGACTGGCCGTACCACTGGGCCGCATTTGCACTGGGGCATGCGCTACAACGAGCAGTGGATTGATCCGGGTGCCATTCTGCAGGCGATGTACTCTGCTCAACGGATTTCTCAGCGTTAA
- the hemH gene encoding ferrochelatase: MGRVGVLLLNLGGPERLEDVGPFLYNLFADPEIIRLPFPWLQKPLAWLISSLRTRKSQENYKQIGGGSPLRRITEEQATALRQSLSDRGQAAQVYIGMRYWHPFTEEAIAQIKADGIDRLVILPLYPQFSISTSGSSFRLLQRLRDRDPEFQKIDCSVVPSWYERSGYLQAMAELIAQELDKLEQPEQGHVFFSAHGVPVSYVEEAGDPYQREIEDCTRKIMETLGRSNPWTLAYQSRVGPVEWLQPYTEDALEELAERGVKDLVVVPISFVSEHIETLEEIDIEYREIAEEAGIERFLRVPALNTHPLFIQDLSDLVEQTLEQPRFRLEDVTLLPKKVKLYPQERWEWGITLNAEVWNGRIAMLGFLALLVELLTGRGPLHALGLL; the protein is encoded by the coding sequence ATGGGGCGCGTCGGCGTCTTGCTACTCAACCTCGGCGGTCCCGAACGCCTAGAGGATGTTGGCCCCTTTCTGTACAACCTCTTTGCCGATCCCGAGATCATTCGCCTGCCATTTCCTTGGCTGCAAAAGCCGCTGGCTTGGCTAATCTCGAGTTTGCGAACCCGCAAATCGCAAGAGAATTACAAGCAAATTGGCGGGGGGTCACCTCTGCGCCGCATTACCGAAGAGCAGGCCACAGCCCTGCGTCAATCCCTGAGCGATCGCGGTCAAGCCGCTCAGGTCTACATCGGTATGCGCTACTGGCATCCCTTCACTGAAGAGGCGATCGCCCAGATTAAGGCCGACGGCATTGACCGCTTGGTGATCCTGCCGCTTTATCCGCAGTTCTCGATCAGTACCAGCGGCTCCAGCTTCCGCCTGCTACAGCGGCTGCGCGATCGAGATCCCGAATTCCAAAAGATTGACTGCTCAGTCGTACCCTCTTGGTATGAGCGATCGGGCTATCTGCAGGCCATGGCCGAGCTGATTGCCCAGGAACTCGACAAACTCGAGCAACCGGAACAGGGCCACGTCTTCTTCAGTGCCCACGGGGTGCCAGTCAGCTACGTCGAGGAAGCTGGCGATCCCTACCAGCGGGAAATCGAAGATTGCACCCGCAAGATCATGGAAACCTTGGGGCGTTCGAACCCTTGGACCTTGGCCTATCAAAGTCGAGTCGGTCCCGTCGAGTGGCTGCAGCCCTACACCGAGGACGCGCTCGAAGAGCTTGCAGAGAGAGGGGTCAAGGATCTGGTTGTGGTGCCGATCAGCTTCGTGTCGGAGCACATCGAAACCCTCGAAGAGATTGACATCGAGTACCGAGAAATCGCTGAAGAAGCGGGCATTGAACGCTTCCTGCGGGTGCCGGCCCTCAATACCCATCCCTTGTTCATTCAAGATCTGAGCGATCTAGTGGAGCAAACCTTAGAGCAGCCGCGCTTCCGCCTTGAAGATGTCACCTTGCTGCCCAAAAAAGTAAAGCTCTACCCCCAAGAACGGTGGGAGTGGGGGATTACCCTCAATGCCGAGGTCTGGAATGGTCGGATTGCCATGCTTGGCTTCCTCGCTTTGCTTGTGGAGCTCCTGACGGGCCGCGGGCCGCTGCATGCCTTGGGGTTGCTCTAG
- a CDS encoding site-specific integrase, with protein sequence MPRSRRSAFEIATAIAQANERFRLAGLRLRIEQRGDCLGLRGQFPPKPGSDRDRPHQQRLSLGLPPTAAGLREAERQLKIVAGLLLQDRFDWTPYLVWSREPRLKSEDLAAAIWQFEQQFFQDPQRSQRPASTETTWRSAYQPYLRRLQAIAQQQPREALSDQLLATLASYPANSRSAQLCITALKAFAAWLDLDLPELPRSRLSYGAQTLQPRQLPSDAEILQAFDRIPNPAWRFVFGVMATYGLRNHEVFFADYSALTQGDPEAVLRVLSTTKTGEHDVWPFLPDWVEQFDLRRIQLPAIATDLNQTTLQRIGQRVTQQFRRYNLPFSPYDLRHAWAVRTIHLGLPDAVAAKMMGHSIAIHTRTYQRWIGRRDQQRAVADTLARWRDRDAKSGISLQGVGGQSATPSKRGKKQPKGSPEASPQPANQQLGFFA encoded by the coding sequence ATGCCGCGTTCCCGTCGTTCTGCCTTTGAGATTGCGACTGCAATCGCCCAAGCCAACGAGCGATTTCGCTTAGCGGGGCTGCGGTTGCGCATTGAACAGCGGGGCGATTGTTTGGGACTGCGCGGTCAGTTTCCCCCCAAACCGGGCAGCGATCGCGATCGCCCCCATCAACAGCGGCTCAGTCTGGGATTGCCGCCCACAGCAGCCGGTTTGCGCGAAGCAGAACGACAGCTCAAGATTGTGGCGGGGCTGCTGCTGCAGGATCGTTTTGACTGGACGCCCTATCTAGTCTGGTCGCGGGAACCTCGCCTCAAGTCCGAGGACTTAGCAGCAGCGATCTGGCAGTTTGAGCAGCAGTTTTTTCAAGACCCCCAGCGATCGCAACGCCCTGCCTCAACTGAAACCACTTGGCGATCGGCCTATCAGCCCTACCTCCGGCGTCTGCAGGCGATCGCCCAGCAACAGCCCCGCGAGGCTCTCAGCGATCAACTCCTCGCAACTTTGGCGAGCTACCCTGCCAACAGCCGCAGTGCGCAGCTCTGCATAACGGCACTGAAAGCCTTTGCGGCTTGGCTGGATCTCGATTTGCCAGAACTCCCGCGATCGCGCCTCAGCTACGGTGCGCAAACCCTGCAACCTCGCCAGCTCCCTAGTGATGCAGAGATTCTGCAAGCCTTCGATCGCATTCCCAACCCCGCTTGGCGCTTTGTCTTCGGGGTAATGGCGACCTACGGCTTACGCAACCATGAGGTTTTCTTTGCGGATTACTCTGCCCTGACTCAAGGCGATCCCGAAGCCGTCCTCCGAGTGCTGAGCACGACTAAAACGGGCGAGCATGATGTTTGGCCATTTTTGCCGGATTGGGTGGAGCAGTTTGACCTGCGTCGAATTCAACTACCTGCGATCGCAACGGATCTCAACCAGACGACCCTGCAACGGATTGGCCAGCGCGTCACTCAGCAATTCCGCCGCTATAACTTGCCCTTTTCACCCTACGACCTGCGCCATGCTTGGGCAGTTCGCACTATTCACCTGGGGCTACCAGACGCAGTGGCCGCCAAAATGATGGGGCACTCGATCGCAATTCATACCCGCACCTATCAGCGCTGGATTGGTCGCCGCGACCAGCAACGTGCCGTGGCTGATACCTTGGCTCGTTGGCGCGATCGCGATGCCAAATCTGGGATATCGCTCCAAGGCGTCGGCGGGCAGTCAGCCACTCCCAGCAAGCGTGGTAAGAAGCAGCCCAAGGGTTCACCCGAAGCATCACCGCAACCAGCCAACCAACAGCTTGGCTTCTTCGCCTAG
- a CDS encoding class I SAM-dependent methyltransferase: MTSILRPLSYRYAWLYDTVTAISSVPVGGPQRLRQILIEPLTLPRSAQVLDLCCGGGVTTAALCQRFDNVVGLDAAATAIARAQALTPQASYVVAQAEAMPFAANRFDLIQISVALHEMTPEQRQQILQEAWRVLKPAGTLAILDLHRPHNPLFWPAIVLFIELFETETAWQLVQSDLIAQLQAIGFGPIEEKLYSGGSLQALWARKPGDR, translated from the coding sequence ATGACCAGCATTCTTCGTCCGCTCAGCTACCGCTACGCTTGGCTCTACGACACCGTGACCGCAATCTCGTCGGTGCCGGTGGGAGGGCCTCAACGACTCCGTCAAATCTTGATTGAGCCTCTGACGCTACCGCGATCGGCGCAGGTCCTCGACCTTTGCTGTGGGGGTGGGGTGACCACGGCAGCGCTCTGTCAGCGTTTTGATAACGTGGTTGGGCTGGATGCAGCGGCAACCGCGATCGCACGCGCCCAAGCCCTGACACCGCAGGCGAGTTACGTAGTGGCTCAGGCAGAGGCGATGCCCTTTGCAGCCAATCGTTTTGACCTGATTCAGATCAGTGTGGCGCTGCATGAGATGACGCCCGAGCAGCGGCAGCAAATTTTGCAGGAAGCATGGCGGGTCCTCAAGCCAGCCGGAACCCTAGCAATTCTCGATTTGCACCGCCCTCACAACCCGCTGTTTTGGCCGGCGATCGTCCTCTTCATTGAGCTGTTTGAAACCGAGACAGCTTGGCAACTCGTCCAGTCGGACTTGATCGCGCAACTCCAGGCGATCGGCTTTGGGCCAATCGAAGAAAAACTCTACAGCGGCGGCAGCCTTCAGGCGCTTTGGGCCCGTAAACCCGGCGATCGCTGA
- a CDS encoding O-antigen ligase family protein: MRIGSILRQASAEALATTGILAGVTLAPYSPILAGLAVVPALGWSSWQQRSQLLKSPLNQALLALSGLLLLSALVGTSGSLRWLGLANFLPFFWLLAVAPALLLKPSVLRSLLWILAIGSIPVCCIGYLQLYANLGFSLKLGIIHWVVDAGGRASGRMDAFFGYPNWLAAYLLMPWTAALGFWGESLSQRRWRRWLGLSLLLSLLGGCLLLTDSRNAWIVAGAIALVLALYEGLKWLVWGGIGYAIAILWAAFGPTGRVRLRQWIPAFFWARFSGDKFADIPRSPAESRLHQWQFAWQMTEARPWLGWGSHSFTQQYETATQVWLGHPHNLVLMFSAEFGLPATLLFLGILGSILGRALWIFLRWSVQAPSDRQDQRLLLTLLLACLGCAIFNTADVTVFDVRNNLLSWIVLAALQAATTTFATQRSPGLRAQSA; this comes from the coding sequence TTGCGTATAGGGTCGATCCTGCGCCAGGCATCGGCAGAAGCTCTGGCAACGACAGGCATCTTAGCGGGTGTTACCCTCGCGCCGTATAGCCCCATCTTGGCGGGCCTAGCCGTTGTGCCTGCCTTGGGTTGGAGTAGTTGGCAGCAGCGATCGCAGCTCTTAAAGTCGCCCCTCAATCAAGCGCTGTTAGCGTTAAGTGGACTGCTGCTGCTCAGTGCCCTAGTGGGGACTTCCGGTTCCCTACGCTGGCTAGGACTCGCCAACTTCCTACCCTTCTTTTGGCTGTTGGCGGTGGCTCCGGCTCTCTTGCTCAAGCCGTCGGTTTTGCGATCGCTGTTGTGGATTCTCGCGATCGGATCGATTCCAGTCTGCTGCATTGGCTATCTGCAGCTCTATGCCAATTTGGGCTTTAGTCTCAAGCTCGGCATCATTCACTGGGTTGTCGATGCAGGGGGACGCGCTTCAGGGCGGATGGATGCCTTCTTTGGCTATCCCAACTGGCTGGCGGCCTATTTGCTCATGCCTTGGACTGCAGCCCTTGGTTTTTGGGGCGAAAGTTTGTCGCAACGCCGCTGGCGGCGCTGGCTAGGCCTATCTCTCCTTCTCAGTCTGCTGGGGGGATGTCTGCTACTGACTGATTCGCGAAACGCCTGGATTGTGGCTGGGGCGATCGCCTTAGTTCTGGCTCTCTATGAAGGTCTGAAATGGCTGGTTTGGGGCGGCATCGGCTACGCGATCGCTATTCTCTGGGCAGCCTTTGGGCCGACTGGACGCGTTCGCCTTCGCCAATGGATTCCAGCCTTTTTCTGGGCGCGCTTCAGTGGTGATAAGTTTGCCGATATTCCGCGATCGCCAGCGGAGTCTCGCTTGCACCAGTGGCAGTTTGCTTGGCAAATGACTGAGGCTCGCCCTTGGCTGGGCTGGGGCTCCCATAGTTTTACTCAGCAGTATGAAACGGCGACTCAAGTCTGGCTGGGGCATCCCCACAACTTGGTCCTGATGTTTAGCGCAGAATTTGGTCTGCCGGCTACCCTTCTCTTCCTCGGCATTCTGGGCAGCATCCTGGGTCGCGCACTATGGATTTTTCTGCGCTGGTCTGTCCAAGCTCCGAGCGATCGCCAGGATCAACGCCTGCTGCTCACGCTGCTGCTGGCCTGCCTTGGGTGCGCCATTTTCAACACGGCGGATGTCACGGTCTTTGATGTCCGCAACAACCTGCTCAGTTGGATTGTGCTGGCGGCTCTGCAAGCGGCAACGACTACCTTTGCGACTCAGCGATCGCCGGGTTTACGGGCCCAAAGCGCCTGA
- a CDS encoding YaaW family protein — translation MQELQMALSLATEEELHEITAVLFQPKFNPWDYWRTPRPLEVAAQEPAVWRQSIEQRFRFLAADGITVLKGGWQQLSYHQVLIQICKHQKLPYQQAWSSLELESEIFLRLAERLRRQLPAERGQALCDRLQRALAQSPAATRWPELLNHETVRLWLEGSSAIAINSVLRPWLLQQLSRQLALEIARYQLARTTCQQLGALGLHWPGQLALQGARRAVLGHTMRYGAMRSTLAILGPALWGWFLADLGWRAIATNYGRVIPVVFTLAQIRLIRSEVLACV, via the coding sequence GTGCAGGAACTGCAAATGGCGCTCAGCTTGGCCACCGAGGAAGAACTGCACGAAATTACGGCGGTCCTCTTTCAACCGAAATTCAACCCTTGGGATTACTGGCGAACGCCGCGTCCGCTTGAGGTGGCGGCTCAGGAACCAGCCGTTTGGCGCCAGAGTATTGAACAACGCTTTCGCTTCCTGGCGGCGGATGGGATCACTGTGCTGAAGGGCGGCTGGCAGCAGCTGAGCTATCACCAAGTTCTGATCCAGATTTGCAAACACCAGAAGTTGCCCTATCAGCAGGCTTGGAGCAGCTTAGAGTTAGAGTCTGAAATCTTTCTCCGCTTGGCAGAACGGCTCCGGCGTCAGTTGCCTGCCGAACGCGGACAAGCCCTCTGCGATCGCCTCCAGCGGGCCTTAGCTCAATCACCCGCCGCAACCCGCTGGCCAGAGCTTCTTAATCATGAGACGGTACGACTCTGGCTGGAAGGCAGTAGTGCGATCGCCATCAATAGTGTGCTGCGGCCCTGGCTACTCCAACAATTGAGTCGCCAACTCGCCCTCGAAATCGCCCGCTATCAACTAGCGCGAACCACCTGCCAACAACTCGGCGCCTTGGGTTTACATTGGCCCGGACAACTGGCACTCCAGGGTGCAAGACGGGCAGTGCTGGGCCATACGATGCGCTATGGGGCTATGCGTTCAACCCTCGCGATTTTAGGACCGGCTCTCTGGGGCTGGTTCCTCGCGGATCTCGGTTGGCGGGCGATCGCTACCAACTATGGACGAGTCATCCCGGTGGTCTTTACCCTGGCCCAAATTCGCTTGATTCGGAGTGAGGTACTCGCTTGCGTATAG